One genomic region from Terriglobus aquaticus encodes:
- a CDS encoding GGDEF domain-containing protein has translation MPLSALKPVPEWLDLRTVARETHRLTLRGNLPLRFPAPLEELFNEERAVQKQRQIVNMGLLAILVFDMFLVGDYLVAPEQVGLAMFVRLGVVTPVVLAALWLLWKRPVSAITQDLFSLSYCILCCLATLHLHHFSFASATIQAGLETLLLLVVMNTMLRPDLWAAALGTVVCCGMFFGFLVLTHMFTRAEQWTLAGQVFWCATLTLLANNRLLREQRFSWLLQVRGRIQRQSLTEENRELLSLSLQDHLTGIPNRAAYERRLTELWSRVVETGEWIAVVMVDVDYFKQVNDSFGHLYGDRVLQRIAKLLEQSMRAELDFVARYGGEEFVVLLPGSNLESGVQVAERIRVLVQVAGSPAVTRGDAPLPMDVKWSTVSCGVAAIQPGPTDDPKSLVDAADAALYLAKQTGRNRVCTPGALTLVQRA, from the coding sequence ATGCCGCTGAGCGCGTTAAAGCCGGTACCGGAATGGCTCGACCTGAGAACGGTCGCACGGGAGACGCACCGGCTGACGTTGCGCGGCAACCTGCCGTTGCGCTTCCCCGCACCGTTGGAGGAGCTCTTCAACGAGGAGCGCGCGGTCCAGAAGCAACGGCAGATCGTCAACATGGGGCTTCTGGCAATCCTGGTCTTCGACATGTTCCTGGTGGGCGATTACCTGGTCGCACCGGAGCAGGTTGGTCTGGCAATGTTTGTACGCCTGGGCGTTGTCACGCCGGTGGTACTGGCTGCACTGTGGCTGCTGTGGAAACGGCCTGTTTCCGCGATCACGCAGGACCTGTTCTCGCTTTCGTATTGCATTCTGTGTTGCCTGGCGACCCTGCACCTGCACCACTTCAGCTTTGCTTCCGCAACAATTCAGGCTGGCCTGGAAACTCTGCTGTTGCTGGTGGTGATGAACACGATGCTGCGCCCAGACCTGTGGGCGGCGGCGCTGGGCACCGTCGTGTGCTGTGGCATGTTCTTTGGCTTTCTGGTGCTAACTCACATGTTCACGCGGGCGGAGCAGTGGACGTTGGCGGGACAGGTCTTCTGGTGCGCCACACTGACGCTTCTGGCAAACAATCGGCTGCTGCGTGAACAGCGCTTTTCTTGGTTGCTGCAGGTGCGCGGACGCATCCAACGTCAGTCGCTGACCGAAGAGAATCGCGAACTTCTAAGCCTCTCTTTGCAGGATCACCTGACCGGCATTCCGAATCGCGCAGCGTACGAAAGGCGGCTGACCGAATTGTGGAGCCGCGTTGTCGAAACCGGTGAGTGGATCGCCGTGGTCATGGTCGATGTGGACTACTTCAAGCAGGTGAACGACAGCTTCGGGCACCTGTACGGAGACCGAGTTTTGCAGCGTATCGCCAAGCTGCTGGAGCAGAGCATGCGCGCGGAGCTGGATTTCGTGGCCCGCTACGGCGGCGAAGAGTTCGTAGTTTTGCTGCCGGGCTCCAACCTGGAATCGGGCGTGCAGGTTGCTGAACGTATCCGCGTGCTGGTGCAGGTGGCGGGTTCGCCAGCAGTCACACGAGGAGATGCACCGCTGCCAATGGACGTGAAGTGGTCCACGGTCTCGTGTGGCGTGGCCGCAATACAGCCGGGCCCGACCGACGACCCCAAGAGCCTCGTGGA